In Gimesia panareensis, the genomic window ATTTCATGCCAGAGGTAAATCTTGAAATCGAAACTTCACCCCTTCTCAATACTGTTACTCTCCCTGATCGGGACCACTGGATGTGGTCAATCTTCCGATACAGCGGTTTCCGAACCTCCGCTGCCAGTGGCCTCGGCGGATAAAATTGCGATTCCTGCTGACAATTCATTACCGTTGAAAGACTATCTGGACGCAGGAGTCCCCGCCCACGACCGCAACTGGACGGGCAGTGACATGGAACAGGCTGCGGATGCGCTGAGTGAGATTGCCAAGCAGAATGCTGGCCAACTGCCTCGTTACCAGAGCCTCCAGTCAGGGAAACTCTTCGACCGGATCATCGCCGCCGACAATCTCGACTTGTATCAGAACCAGCTCTCCCCGATTGAAGTCCGCGTGCATGATGCCATCATCCTGATGCAGTCCAGCAACCGGATCCTGGTCCTCTATGCCACCGCATTCGCAGACCAGAAGGTCGCCGACAGTGAAATGATCGAGATGATCGGCACCACCCTGCGTTTATCCGCTGCCATCGTGCGGCTCCTCGACGAATTCCTGCCCACGCTGGATGAAAATGATCCCACCTATCCCGTCCGCATGGAAAGCCTGGACAACATGCGAAAAAACCTGGCGACGGTGGTGATCGCCAATCTGAAAGTCCCGACCGAATCACACCTCTATCGCACCTCGGAACTCAAAAGGCTCATCGGCTACATGCAGGATACCTACCCTGTGATCCTGCCCGCCCTTCCGGAAGCCAGCCGCACAGAAGCCCTGCAACGCCTGCGGACATTAATCGAAGATCCGGAGATGCAGACTCTGCAACTGGAACTGAAATCGCTGTTAACGACCGTCGAGAAGCCTGCCGAACAGCCTGAGGCTGCACAACAGAATTAAGCGGCGCCTCATATTTCATCATTCACAGACTTGTGATCCGCCGGCAGAATCCCTTCACAACTGTTCGATTGGCGGCTTATTTGTGTCTTCGATTCCAGCAGAATTCACGCCCGTTGATGGTTCATCAAACTTCCTGATCATCTTCCACAGTTCAGCACTCAGGGCTTCGGTTAGTTCGTCATCCAGATCTTCCAGGTAGGTCTCCATAATTGTCCCCTGCACGCGTATCCAGAGTCCGGGGCCATAACCGTTCTTCCGCAGCGCCACGATGTCTTTACGCGGCCAGTCAGCTTCGATCCGCTCTGCCAGATCGGCGGCAGTCAGTGTCATGCGAAAACGGTCGGCATCGATTTCGAACAACGCCCGGGGCCGCGGATCGGATTGAAACAACATCAGTGACTGCATCCAGAACGCAGTCTCACGACTTTGCCACCTTCTCTCACTGAGTGGAGGCATCGGCACCACCACCCGCACGTGGTCCCCCTCGCAAGAGACGATAAATCGTTGCTCAGCCATGTCCTGCCTTTCCCACCTCATCGTCTGGATTGGGTGAAACATCATACTCTTTGCTGATTTTCCAGAACTCCGCGCATAAATTACGAACCACATCGTCATCCAGTTCCGTCAGATGGGATTCCATGGTGACTCCTTCCACGCGTAACCAGATTCCCGCTTCGTAACGGTTTTTTCGAAACTCCACTACTTTTTCGCGGGGGTATTCCCACTCCTGCTTCTGGCCATTATCAGAAATGATCGTCATCTGTAATTGTGCGGCACTGATTCTGAAGACCACCCAGGGAGGCACTTCATATTTGAAGATGGCATCTGCAATCGAGTAACCAATCATCCATAACGGAATGAGAATCAGCCCAGCAATGTCAGCGTGTTCCAAGAACTTGGGTATCGGGAGATAATAACCGGTTCTCGGGACCACCAGTTCGACGCAGTCGTTCTGCCGCGTAACAGAAAACGGTTTCTGATCCCCGGCACCGGATTTTCGATACTCCAGCGTGTAATCAATCGGCTCGGTTTCCATGTGAAACACTCTTTCGAGACTCTATTCTAAGGCGTTTCAGATTTCTTCAATCGGATAGACAAATTTAATGTACATAAAATAAAACCCGATCGCCGCCACCAGGATAATGGTTGCCTGGCGAGAGGTTTTTAACGCGATCCCCTGCAGGGACAACTGGATTTCCGATTCCTTTTGCTCATTGGCCTGGGCTCGGTTTTTCTCCGCTGACTTGAATTCGCGATAGGAAACGCAAATTGCGAGGAACAGGATTACGTGCGTCACCAGAAAAATAAAATTTGTGACCCAGTACTGTGTTTCAAACGCCCGTTTCCGCTGTTCAAGTACGTCTTCACCGCTTTCCAGGTAAGCTGTGGCGTACTTGAGATAAGCGTTCTGATACTCCTTGTTTTCGGTGAGAAAAGACAGATCCATCTGCGGATTGACCGCCTGAGGAGCTTCTGGCTTTCCCTCTACTGTATTGGGTTCACTCTTTTCACTATTTTGTGGCACGGAGTTTGTGGAGACACCAGACGCATTCGGGTTAATCATAATAACTGCCGGGATGACACCCGTGGGAGCAACAGTTTGAGGAATCGAACTCCAGTTCCAGCCTCTTCCGCTACCCTGACCAGAGAAAATCTGGGGATTCGAGGGAACGGTGTGCTGGTAAGGATTGAATTGATTCCAGTCAATCGTAGTACCAGATTTTGACGGGGTTCCCGGTTTTTGATTGTCCGGACTCTGATACCGACTGAAGATCGAAGGATCGATTTGCTTTTGCTGGAGATCAGAAACATCAGCCTGAGCCAGGGTCACCTGCTCAGTCCGATCCCTCCCCGGTTCCTGACCATTGCCTGAAACCGGGCGACCGACTGGTTCTTGAGCTGCAGAGTGAATTGAAATCAACAGAATGGCAGCAACAGCGAAAACGTTTCGTAAAAGATTCATGGCAGCCTCGTACTTTTCAACTTGGATTTCTTTTGATTGAGCTTACGAGTCAAGCGTGCCTGCTTTTTCGAATTCTTCCATCAGACTACCAGTTTCCGGTTTTGAATCAATTCTCATTTGAGATTTTAGCACTTCCGACTGTCAGTCTTACCCTGGCTTGAGAAAACTGCTGAAAGACCCGGCTCGCAGAATTTCCCTACTGACCGATTGAAGGCTTATCCCTCATATTCAGCCGCACGAATCCGAAACAGCCAGCTCTCCATCCCCGAGCCATCCGTCCGGCTGCCGTCGTGGACGCCGCCGATCTTTTCGACCGCCCGCTGCGACCGGATATTCTCCGGACCGATCAGAAAGATCACCGAATCGACAAACTGAAATGCGTGCTGCAGCATCAGCCGCTTCATCTCGCCGTTATACCGGCCGCCCCAGTGCGAGCGGGCCAGGAAGGTCCAGCCGATCTCTACCTCGGAGGCACTCTCATTATACCCGTGATAACGTGAGGAGCCGATCACTGTACCGGTCGCGTTATCGATCGCCAGCAGGGCGCCTCCCGAATCCATCGCGTCCCGGAAGAATTTCTGAAACACCTCCGCCTGATAGCGGTCGGACGCGGGATGCTGTTCCCAGATCAAAGGATCAGAGGCGACCGCATACAGGTCGTCATAATCGTCATCCTGCAGTGGACGCAAATGCAACAGCGTGCCGGTCAGTGTGGGTTGCGCATCGAATACCATCTGTCCTGCCAGTCTGTAGAGCGTTGTAAATCAAATCGAAGTGATGGAGCCATCATAGGGAGAACTCCCGATTTCGTATAGACAAAATGCCTCCCTGTACGTGCCTGACTGATTCCTCAATGTTATACTAAAATTTGACCAATGATTGTGTCGGACCATCCTCACCCGTTGATGTTTCGGAGAGCTTCATGATGAGTACTGCCCCGCCCGCCTCTCACAATCCTTCAGACAGCACACAGGATCTGGAAAAAGCCACGCTGGACGCCGTCTATCAGCAACTTCAGACCTCTCCCCAGGGGCTGACTTCAGCGGAAGCACAAACCCGCCTGGCACAATATGGCCGCAATGAACTGGAAGACAAACAGCTCAGCGATCTGCAGAAGTTCCTGCGTTACTTCTGGGGCCCGATCCCCTGGATGATCGAAGCGGCCGCCCTGCTCTCGGCCCTGATTGGTCACTGGCCCGACTTCGGCATCATCATGGGCCTGCTCGTTTATAACGCAGTCTCCGGCTTCTGGCAGGAACGCAAGGCCAGCAACGCCCTGGCTGCCCTCAAAGCCGGCATGGCTCCCAAAGCCCGGGTGCTCCGCGATGGAAAGTTCTCAGCCATCGATGCCGCCCTGGTCGTTCCCGGCGATGTCATTCGCGTCAAGCTGGGTGAAGTGCTGGCGGCCGACGTCCGCTTTATTGAGGGAGACTACATCAGCATCGACCAGGCAGCCCTCACTGGCGAATCGCTGCCTGTCAGCAAGAAAGTCGGCGACAGCGGCTATTCGGGCAGCATCGCCAAAAAAGGAGAAATGACCGCCGTCGTCATTGGCACTGGCAACAATACCTTCTTTGGTCGCACCGCCAGCCTCGTCGCGGCTGCGGGAGCCGGCTCGTCCCATTCCCAGAAAGCAGTGAGCCAGATCGGCGACTTCCTGATCTTCCTCTCCATGTCCCTCGCCTTTGTGCTGATGGGAGTCGAATTCTATCGGCAGGTTGTACTCCGGGATGACTGGCACCTCGAAGAACTGGTCGACATTCTACGCATGGTCCTGGTGCTGCTCATTGCTTCCATCCCGGTCGCCATGCCGACCGTCATCACTGTGACCAACGCCCTGGGTGCCCTGGCGCTGTCGCGTAAAAAGGCGATCGTCTCTCGCCTGGAAGCCATTGAAGAGCTGGCCGGCGTCGATATCCTCTGTTCCGACAAAACCGGGACACTGACCAAAAACCAGTTGAGCCTGGGTGAGCCGATTCTGTTTGAGACCAACGATGCCCAGGAACTGATCCGCGGCGGTGCCCTGGCTTCCAAACGAGACGACGACGATCCCATCGACGAGGCGGTCATCGCCGGTCTGAAACAGCCTGACGTCCTCGACCAGTATCAGCTCCAGAAGTTCGTCCCCTTCGATCCGGTCAGCAAACGTACGGAAGCCACCGTAGTCGACGCTCAGGGCACCACCTGGAAATTCACCAAGGGCGCGCCCCAGGTGATTCTCGAATTGTCTCACCTGGATCCGGAAACACAGAAACGCGGCGAACAGTCGGTCCTCGACCTCGCCTCCCGCGGCATGCGGGCCCTGGGCGTCGCCCAGTCGTCAGACGACGGAAACAACTGGAAGTTTCTGGGCATCCTCTCGCTGATGGATCCCCCGCGCGACGATTCAAAAGAGACCATCCAGCGTGCCAAGGATCATGGCTTGGGCGTGAAAATGATTACCGGCGACGACGTGGCGATCGGGAACGAAATCTCCGGTCAACTGGGCATGGGCAACCATCTGCAGGCCGCCTCGGATCTGTTTACCAAAGAGATGGACATGAGCCATCTGCCCGAGTCGATCACCGCCTGTGTGGAACGGGCCGACGGCTTCGGCCGGGTCTTTCCCGAACACAAGTACGGCATCGTCAAAGCCCTGCAGGATCGGGGACATGTCGTCGCGATGACTGGCGACGGCGTCAACGATGCCCCCGCCCTCAAGCAGGCGGACTGCGGTGTGGCCGTCAGTGGCGCCACCGATGCCGCCCGGGCCGCCGCCGACCTGATCCTGACCGAGCCCGGTCTCTCCACGATTGTCGACGCCATCGACGAAGCGCGAAAAATCTTCGAACGCATCATTAACTACGTACTGTTCCGGGTCACCATGACGCTCGACATCATGTTTGTCGTTGTCCTTTCCACGATCATCTTCGGCTTCTCCCCGCTTACGCCCGTGATGATCGTCTTTCTGGCACTGATGGACGACGTTCCCATTATGACGATCGCCTATGATAATACGCTGCTCCCTCCCAAACCGGTCCGCTGGAACATGCGTCGGCTGTTATT contains:
- a CDS encoding GNAT family N-acetyltransferase, which translates into the protein MVFDAQPTLTGTLLHLRPLQDDDYDDLYAVASDPLIWEQHPASDRYQAEVFQKFFRDAMDSGGALLAIDNATGTVIGSSRYHGYNESASEVEIGWTFLARSHWGGRYNGEMKRLMLQHAFQFVDSVIFLIGPENIRSQRAVEKIGGVHDGSRTDGSGMESWLFRIRAAEYEG
- a CDS encoding plasma-membrane proton-efflux P-type ATPase: MMSTAPPASHNPSDSTQDLEKATLDAVYQQLQTSPQGLTSAEAQTRLAQYGRNELEDKQLSDLQKFLRYFWGPIPWMIEAAALLSALIGHWPDFGIIMGLLVYNAVSGFWQERKASNALAALKAGMAPKARVLRDGKFSAIDAALVVPGDVIRVKLGEVLAADVRFIEGDYISIDQAALTGESLPVSKKVGDSGYSGSIAKKGEMTAVVIGTGNNTFFGRTASLVAAAGAGSSHSQKAVSQIGDFLIFLSMSLAFVLMGVEFYRQVVLRDDWHLEELVDILRMVLVLLIASIPVAMPTVITVTNALGALALSRKKAIVSRLEAIEELAGVDILCSDKTGTLTKNQLSLGEPILFETNDAQELIRGGALASKRDDDDPIDEAVIAGLKQPDVLDQYQLQKFVPFDPVSKRTEATVVDAQGTTWKFTKGAPQVILELSHLDPETQKRGEQSVLDLASRGMRALGVAQSSDDGNNWKFLGILSLMDPPRDDSKETIQRAKDHGLGVKMITGDDVAIGNEISGQLGMGNHLQAASDLFTKEMDMSHLPESITACVERADGFGRVFPEHKYGIVKALQDRGHVVAMTGDGVNDAPALKQADCGVAVSGATDAARAAADLILTEPGLSTIVDAIDEARKIFERIINYVLFRVTMTLDIMFVVVLSTIIFGFSPLTPVMIVFLALMDDVPIMTIAYDNTLLPPKPVRWNMRRLLLISSFMGLLSIVQTFGLLLIGEEWMGNHDWLSWIHVTRDHLQTVTFLQIVAGGHLLLFVMRSRGPFFMPPWPALPLFSAIVGTQILAVLMCGFGWFVTPIHWKLIGLVWLYMLAWMVVLDLVKQVIYHKISNHDNGRPPWYRTFLKSRSTGRK